Within Coregonus clupeaformis isolate EN_2021a chromosome 20, ASM2061545v1, whole genome shotgun sequence, the genomic segment TCCAGCTAATTAATTAAGGCATTGAGATAAGTCTGCTAGGTTTTATTCCATTCTTGCCAAACCGTCAGTGTAGGCTAAAAGCATCGACCCTCAACCAAATAAATTCAACATTTTGGTTGGTTGTGGTAATAGTTTCCCCCACATTATTTCAGTCAATAATTTACTTTAAATAAGTAGCTTACTTGTACCCATTATAATTACAATGTTATTGAATATTGTAACGAATTATGAATATTTTAATTTTTAGGGAAGCTTAATTGAAAATTCAGATCAAAGTCTAGACACAGGTTAGGTGTTCAATGTTAATAAGGCTAATATAATtctaaaaaggctaattgaaaaATAACAAATGTAGAAATCAATGTATtacattattattgttattattattattattattattattattattattattattattagccttTTAGGCATACTACCCATGTATTCTAGTAAAGATGAGAAGCTATAGGCCTACAAATAGTATAGATTACACGTTATAGGCTATATAGAGTGGGATGATAAAACTAATGCGAACAGCTTCCAAAAAGTATTGAGAAGGAAAGCCCTCTTTAGCAGCATCAATCCTCTCCTTAAAAAGACGGAGGGTTAAACAAGGCCCTTCTAGATCAAAAAGAAAGCTTTTCTTTATTACTCTTTCTCACATCACCATGTTTTCAGCTTCATTAAACTCCGCAAAGAcaaaagaaatagagagagaagaagaaaaagacaCGAGAAGAAAAGCAACGAAAGACTCCTTTTAACTAGACTTTGGCATAAATGTCACACTCTAAACTCTTTATGACTCGGGCTACTTAACATGAAAAACACTCTCACACAAAATGTGCCGCATTTTGTTGTTTAGAAAAACGTTCCTGGACAAAAGTCAAACATATTATTTCAGGGCCTAAAAAGGGAAGAAAGACAAGTGGCTGGACAAAAAAAGAGCCAGTTTCATTGTAATTCATTGACTTGTTCCAAATGCCAGGCTAAAAAGGCAAAGAAAAGGGGCTAGACATTAATGGTCGCAGATGCCCTCGTGAAGAGAGGGGCCTGTGTATGCATTATGGCCTTTGTTCGCGGGGAGTTAAACAGTTTAAAAGGAGGGTTAAGTCAATCCATCAAATTGTCTGAAATTGTGAGGAAAATTCAAAAACCATATGGCCTCCAAACGTTTGAGTCCTTTTTGTGCGGTGGGACACACTTGTCTCAGCATTGCTGCCTGCGGGAGACCGGGCGGGCTCCATTGTGACTTGTCACATCGGGGAAGGCATCTCATTTGTCCCCAGTTTTCATGCTTTACGCTCAAAATTATGGCCTCGTCCTGCGGTCCCGCAgaacaaaaaaacacaaacataaaGGCTCAGGGAAACTGGCCCAAAACTTTGTGTTTTTGTGGCATCCCAGACCCTCTTTTCTCCCCCAGCACCAGATTTGCGATTCTCACATAAATTTCGTCCCGAATGGGGAAACACGTTGCCGGGTCAAGAAGCCAAGACACGCATTTAGCAGTTTGAAAGAGAGTGAGATGGCTGAGCCACAAAATGTTTAGAGTATCCTCACAAATGGGATACAATGGAACAAAAAATATTGAAGTATTATAAGGGATCATGGTTGCTAAATGGGCTACTATAAACATCCATATTATAGGCCTGCATTGAATTAGCTTCATAAAGGATTTTAGTCCTCCCCCTTGATAATTCTGCATATAGTCACCATTTTTACTAGGACTATAATAAAATATCGAAATTATAGTCTATCAGTCTAATAATAACATAAACAACGTGTTAAGAAAAGCCATTTATTTCCATAGTATATACATTACAGAATGTGCATTGGTTTTCAAATACTGTCCTGATTTTAGAAAGGCACTTACAGGTGTACAAAACATAACAAATCTATTCAACCGTAAAGTACTATATTGTATCCAAACAAATGAATCTATTCCTACGGTCCAGTAACTGTAGCTCCATATCGAAATATCACCgcagtattttgtatttttataacCTTCGTTTGATCATTTCTCTATAAAAACGCATAACTTGGTTTTTGATCCTTTGAATTTACCTTTTGTATCATGCAATGCAGCATAAGGATTATGGTTGGTGTAAATATGACTAGCTATTTATGTAAACGCTGTATACAAACGGTCTGAACTCGAGTAGGCCTATATGTATGATAAGGTATGTCTCAAAAAATAAACAAGCGATATAATTTAAAAGGACAAATAAATAGATATgatcaacaaaacaaaacatgcaTTTCAACATGCAAAAGCTATCGAAAATTTTTCATAACTGACGTACTTTAAGCATATGACATGGTGTTACATAAATATGAACAAggatcaatgtgtgtgtgtgtgtgtgtgtgtgtgcgtgtgtccgtgtgtgtgtgtgtgtgtgtgtgtgtgagagagagagagagagaaataaataactAAAAGAGGTGTGTTTGATAGATAATGACATGTTTCAAAATAATAGCATTATCTTTAGTTCTGATTATGAAACCTATATTGCTTTCATTGACATTTGAAGACAAGCGGAAACTGTCCGACTGCTGATGAATACAATTGAATATAGCACTGCATAGGCTATGTGTTGTACTGTTCATGCTTACTGTGAATATCTGTGTGCCGATACAAAAGTCACAAGAGACTAGTAAATGTTCTGAGATGATGTACGAATATCAGCAGGAAAAAGTTACAATCGTGTATGGATTGTTGCTGCTTTTTGTCGTACTTTTTAGTCTTTCATTATCCCACTGCGCAATCAGTCATCCACATCAATTTCCACGTCTTCGTCGTCCTCTGAGCATTCTTTACTTGTTGTGTGGTCTGAAAATGGCGACAGGGGGGACATCCGCAGTTTGCGAGCGAGCACGTACTCTTGTTGGCCACTCTGCGCGGGAGAATCGGCTCGCGGGTGATGTCCGAGCGTTCCATTGGCACATTTCTCGAGGTCAGCGAGCTTGGCGAGTTTCTCCAGAGGTACAATACCGTCACCTATAGCTTTGGCCGACTCCACGTCCGCCTTCATCTCTTCCAGATCCCGCTTTAGTTTGGCTCTCCTGTTCTGGAACCACGTGATGACTTGGGCGTTCGTTAGACCCAATTGTTGGGCGATTTGGTCTCGGTCAGCGGGAGACAAATATTTCTGATACAGGAATCTTTTCTCTAATTCGTAGATTTGGTGGTTGGTGAAGGCTGTCCTGGACTTCCTTCGCTTCTTCGGGGTGTTTCTTTGCCCAAATAGTGTCATACCGTCTCTCCCTGCACAAACAAATATACAAATTGTAAACATATTTTGAGACATTTGACCCCAAATAAATTATCTATGTTTTGTATTACTTATATTAGCCTATATATCACATATAAATGTAGACCTAATGTCATTCATTCATCATAAAGAgaaaaattacaaaattacagcTGGTCAATTCATGAATAGCCTCTTTTTCACATTTCCAAATTACGCACAGAATAGATCAAAGGTTACATTTTCTGGCAAATAATCTTGTTTAAAACCTATGTTCAATGCCTATTTTTAgataaaatattacatttacatttacattttacattttagtcatttagcagacgctcttatccagagcgacttacagttagtgagtgcatacattttttttcatactcgAATAAGCCCCTACATCGTTATAATTTCGCAGATTAAATTAAAAATAATACATTCCCTTTAAATTGTGCATTGCAATGTTATGAAAGTTATATCGACATAAGGCCATAAATACCATCATATTTACCTTCAGCTGCTTGTAGCACGCTAACTTCGAGTCCCTTGAAGGTTTTGCTGGCTAGTTCTTCCAGGGCGCAGAGTGGTGAGGTTTGTGTGAGCAGTGCCCTGTTGGACAGAGCAGAGATGCTGGACGAACGGTGCTTCTCAGCCGATGAAATCAGGTGTGCTGTCCCACAAATGGTGTAACTTCGTTTCACGGAGGGTTTGTTGAGAATGTCTTCGATACTGAACGGTGTCAGGGGCTTATTCGAGTTTGCAGGCGGAGGAAGATGGTCCAACGGACTTCGCCTCCTATTCTCGACCGCATCACATTTGGCGACTTCTTTGGATGTCATTATTAGTGCGTTAGTAGTTATGCAAGCTAACTTTGAAATGTTTTTGAATTGCTAacaacgaaaacaacaaacacagataTAAAATAGTATCGAACCCTATCGAAAAAAGTCAAATTACAGTCACCAAATGCACGCCATGGCTGCAAACTTTCTTGCaaaaagaaacacaaaaaaaGCCCTCTTTATTCCAAACCGGGATATCTTCTTGAAAGTATTATTCCACAAAAGACGTGCAGACAATCCGAAGGGGAACGGTGCCTCCCTGAAAATGGCGATGTCCAAAGAAGTCGCAGCAACAACTGACTAACAAGTTAATATTGATTAGGACGTAATCAATTATGTCCCCACTGGCACTTTCGccctctccctttcactctctgaCTATGTTGCAGTCCAGTGCAGGGCTTTTGCGAGTGGGGTGCTCCCAATAATTACAAGGCATGGCTTGAAGGAGGAGGAGCCGGTAGGAATTAAAACGCGTTGTGCTCTTATCATCTTTGGGTCTAAATTAGTCCTGGGGTGAGATACCAGAATA encodes:
- the lbx1b gene encoding transcription factor LBX1b, coding for MTSKEVAKCDAVENRRRSPLDHLPPPANSNKPLTPFSIEDILNKPSVKRSYTICGTAHLISSAEKHRSSSISALSNRALLTQTSPLCALEELASKTFKGLEVSVLQAAEGRDGMTLFGQRNTPKKRRKSRTAFTNHQIYELEKRFLYQKYLSPADRDQIAQQLGLTNAQVITWFQNRRAKLKRDLEEMKADVESAKAIGDGIVPLEKLAKLADLEKCANGTLGHHPRADSPAQSGQQEYVLARKLRMSPLSPFSDHTTSKECSEDDEDVEIDVDD